Proteins encoded by one window of Salmonirosea aquatica:
- the hisC gene encoding histidinol-phosphate transaminase, protein MKKSFDLRRVIRPHIFDLTPYSSARDEYTGKIGVFLDANENPLGSVLSKDYNRYPDPHQVLAKEKLAPIKGVKPEQIFLGNGSDEAIDLLVRATCTPGQDSLIILPPTYGMYEVSAAINDVEIIKVPLTTDFQIDTEKVLNAIRPDTKLIWVCSPNNPSGNLVQPEAIETLLDAFDGLVVVDEAYIDFAAITSWNQRLDEFPNLVVLQTFSKAWGLASLRLGMCFASSELIAILDKIKPPYNLSGPTQHLLYQALDHVQTKNELVKQILADRENLAQALSTLPGVVKIHPSDANFLLVEFDNAAGTMKYLIDERIIVRDRSKVTLCAGCLRITVGTEAENEVLLKALKKFQQNSVIA, encoded by the coding sequence ATGAAAAAATCCTTTGACCTCCGGCGCGTCATTCGCCCCCACATTTTCGACCTGACTCCCTACTCCTCGGCGCGCGATGAGTATACGGGCAAGATCGGCGTATTTCTGGATGCCAATGAGAATCCACTGGGGTCCGTACTGTCCAAAGACTATAACCGCTACCCCGATCCGCATCAGGTACTGGCCAAAGAGAAACTTGCACCCATCAAAGGCGTAAAACCCGAACAGATTTTCCTGGGCAACGGGAGCGATGAAGCCATCGATCTGCTGGTCCGGGCTACCTGTACGCCGGGACAGGATTCGCTGATCATACTGCCACCCACTTACGGAATGTATGAGGTAAGTGCGGCGATCAACGATGTGGAGATCATCAAGGTACCCCTCACAACCGATTTTCAGATCGACACTGAGAAGGTACTTAATGCTATTCGGCCGGATACAAAACTAATCTGGGTATGCTCTCCCAATAATCCTTCGGGCAATCTGGTACAGCCTGAGGCCATTGAAACGCTGCTTGATGCCTTCGACGGACTGGTGGTGGTAGATGAAGCCTACATTGATTTTGCCGCCATCACTTCCTGGAATCAGCGGCTTGATGAATTCCCGAATCTGGTGGTACTCCAGACTTTTTCCAAAGCCTGGGGGCTTGCTTCCCTGCGGTTGGGCATGTGTTTTGCTTCATCCGAGTTGATCGCGATTCTGGACAAGATCAAGCCGCCTTACAATCTGAGCGGGCCCACGCAGCATTTACTGTACCAGGCGCTAGACCATGTGCAAACCAAGAATGAACTTGTGAAGCAGATTCTGGCGGATCGGGAAAATTTGGCACAGGCGCTGAGCACGTTGCCCGGGGTTGTGAAAATTCATCCCAGCGACGCTAATTTCCTTCTGGTGGAGTTCGATAACGCTGCGGGAACCATGAAATACCTGATCGATGAACGCATCATCGTCCGGGATCGGAGCAAAGTGACCCTTTGTGCGGGTTGCCTTCGTATCACCGTAGGAACCGAAGCTGAAAATGAGGTTTTGCTGAAAGCATTAAAGAAATTTCAACAAAATTCCGTTATTGCATAG